In Lysobacter lycopersici, a genomic segment contains:
- the rpsG gene encoding 30S ribosomal protein S7 produces MSRKGNTPQRSVLPDPKHGSETIARFINMVMQSGKKSVAEKIVYGAMDVIGEKNPNALELVEKALGNVSPAVEVKSRRVGGATYQVPVEVRASRRTALAMRWLIESARKRGENSMPRKLAGELLDASENRGGAIKKREETHRMAEANKAFAHYRW; encoded by the coding sequence ATGTCGCGTAAAGGCAATACCCCGCAGCGTTCGGTGCTGCCCGATCCGAAGCATGGAAGCGAAACCATCGCGCGCTTCATCAACATGGTCATGCAGAGCGGCAAGAAGTCGGTCGCCGAGAAGATCGTGTACGGCGCCATGGACGTGATCGGCGAAAAGAACCCCAATGCGCTCGAGCTGGTCGAGAAGGCGCTTGGCAACGTGTCCCCGGCGGTCGAGGTCAAGTCCCGCCGCGTCGGTGGCGCGACCTACCAGGTGCCGGTCGAGGTGCGCGCTTCCCGCCGCACCGCGCTGGCGATGCGCTGGCTGATCGAATCGGCGCGCAAGCGCGGCGAGAACTCGATGCCGCGCAAGCTCGCCGGCGAACTGCTCGATGCCTCCGAGAACCGCGGCGGCGCGATCAAGAAGCGCGAGGAAACCCATCGCATGGCCGAAGCCAACAAGGCCTTCGCGCACTACCGCTGGTAA
- the rpsL gene encoding 30S ribosomal protein S12 gives MATINQLVRKPRSPETYKSTSPALANCPQRRGVCTRVYTTTPKKPNSALRKVAKVRLTNGYEVISYIGGEGHNLQEHSVVLIRGGRVKDLPGVRYHTVRGSLDAAGVAKRRQSRSKYGAKRPKG, from the coding sequence ATGGCCACGATCAACCAGCTGGTGCGCAAGCCGCGCAGCCCGGAAACCTACAAGAGCACGTCGCCCGCGCTCGCCAACTGCCCGCAGCGCCGCGGCGTGTGCACGCGCGTGTACACCACGACCCCGAAGAAGCCGAACTCGGCGCTTCGCAAGGTCGCCAAGGTGCGCCTGACCAATGGCTACGAGGTCATCTCGTACATCGGCGGCGAAGGCCACAACCTGCAGGAACACAGCGTGGTGCTGATCCGCGGCGGCCGCGTCAAGGACCTGCCGGGCGTGCGCTACCACACCGTGCGCGGTTCGCTCGACGCCGCCGGCGTCGCCAAGCGCCGCCAGAGCCGTTCCAAGTACGGCGCCAAGCGCCCGAAGGGCTGA